The following proteins come from a genomic window of Athalia rosae chromosome 1, iyAthRosa1.1, whole genome shotgun sequence:
- the LOC105691372 gene encoding metalloproteinase inhibitor 4 has product MRWPISWSLFAFLAIVLSPSQRVDACSCQYTHPQTQFCRAEFVVLVRVMKHIPGGSYESAYRVKVHKKFKLSEAAEHALKDGYIFTASSDGMCGVSLQRGWTYVVSGQVIEGKPRINLCGLAMPWPQVSARQRKGFRMLYHHNCVCNIQFTPWYHKGSALDSVAGKRCLWESSPGPQDCQEQHGLCMKGPAGCSWFPSVAYKNCIKEFQRKREQQRTRKP; this is encoded by the exons ATGCGGTGGCCAATTAGCTGGAGTCTCTTCGCGTTTTTGGCGATAGTTTTATCGCCTTCGCAAAGAGTCGATGCCTGCAGCTGTCAGTATACCCATCCCCAGACGCAGTTCTGTCGCGCTGAATTCG ttGTTCTGGTGAGAGTGATGAAGCACATCCCGGGAGGAAGTTACGAGAGCGCTTACAGAGTGAAGGTTCATAAGAAGTTCAAA TTGAGCGAAGCCGCGGAACATGCGCTGAAGGATGGGTACATTTTCACCGCATCCAGCGACGGAATGTGCGGAGTGAGTCTACAACGTGGATGGACTTACGTCGTCAGTGGACAAGTAATCGAAGGGAAGCCCCGAATCAACCTGTGTGGATTGGCGATGCCTTGGCCCCAGGTTTCGGCGCGACAACGTAAAGGATTCAGAATGCTTTACCACCACAATTGCGTTTGCAAC ATTCAATTCACGCCGTGGTATCACAAGGGGTCCGCCCTGGATAGCGTGGCGGGAAAACGATGCCTGTGGGAAAGCTCCCCCGGGCCTCAGGACTGCCAGGAACAGCACGGTCTTTGTATGAAAGGACCAGCAGGGTGTTCTTGGTTCCCATCGGTCGCCtacaaaaattgcatcaaaGAATTCCAACGCAAACGTGAACAACAACGGACAAGAAAACCCTGA